A window of Cryptomeria japonica chromosome 3, Sugi_1.0, whole genome shotgun sequence contains these coding sequences:
- the LOC131036778 gene encoding cysteine-rich receptor-like protein kinase 2, which translates to MVNMLYKFGILQIFFLSLVLLASLAAADPQTMIVGSGAVCEKIKGIGVTFQTIRQRVVDSLVANAPETGFNLSSYGDESEGLEIYGLVQCRGDMNPSDCRECVSFAKQVLLSQCFSYVSASILLDGCFLRYANYRFYSTLAKSGTQKYLTSGNQTIPNATLAKSLAGLVSQAVNSGNSFSANLEVVESPALTIYSLAQCWRDLKFQDCKQCLEGLYDTIFSELPGEIPGAQVFTLNCFLRVENYSFFHLAALSSSQAIQSESRVVQNVCNNDQMQSASKSDLKLVVDSLARDVAKTGYANFSHRDTIYGLAQCRRDMSADECSQCVFLAGQNLLQTCRGNSAVNILSGCFVRYETYNFYSSLDCKKGTAVECQNINSPEVRKFDSILFTILPKLVERVTANKGFSKSVDDAVTNSSQKIYSLAQCARDIDMEACKQCLVEASKYLNNCSQGALGGHFVSGCCYLRYLTVNFFHGEDSSGGKQTPNPSNNPVHSISGTASMFMALAVVLRKGRKTNWLNRNVDLQQKDEDISVAAYGAMPELRLRYKFETLQSCTGNFNQENKLGQGAFGSVYKGVLPNDKEIAVKRLLFFNKDRGVKEFLNEVNMISNVRHKNLVKLLGCSVKDTERLLVYEYLPNKSLDYHLFDPISRKVLNWEKRFEIIVGAAAGLAYLHHESEIRIIHRDIKASNILLDQNFKPKIADFGLARHFTEGQTHVSTGIAGTLGYMAPEYIVLGQLTEKADIFSFGVLVLEIMSGRKNNHSKSTQDIQSLSHEMWKHFMSNTVSKALDPIILESCGKGGEKQLYCAVHVGLLCTQASPALRPSMAQVVQMLISHNPNLPAPAQPPFMDLNVGSHETTAFNPLSFNNFSYSSFEPR; encoded by the exons ATGGTGAATATGTTATACAAATTCGGTATTCTGCAGAtttttttcctttccttggttttATTGGCTTCATTAGCAGCAGCAGACCCACAGACAATGATTGTTGGTAGCGGAGCAGTGTGCGAGAAAATAAAGGGAATTGGGGTCACTTTTCAAACAATCCGGCAGAGAGTTGTTGATtcattagttgcaaatgctcctgAGACAGGCTTCAACCTTTCCTCGTATGGAGATGAATCGGAGGGGCTCGAAATTTACGGTCTTGTTCAGTGCCGAGGAGACATGAATCCCTCTGACTGCAGAGAATGCGTTTCATTTGCCAAGCAGGTTCTCCTCAGTCAGTGTTTCTCCTATGTTTCCGCATCCATTTTATTGGACGGTTGCTTCCTCCGATACGCTAATTACAGATTCTATTCAACATTAGCAAAGAGTGGCACTCAAAAGTACTTGACTAGTGGAAACCAAACGATCCCTAATGCGACACTTGCAAAGTCCTTAGCTGGCCTCGTTAGTCAAGCAGTGAATTCGGGCAATAGTTTCAGTGCTAATTTAGAGGTCGTAGAATCTCCTGCTTTGACAATATATTCTCTGGCACAATGCTGGCGCGACCTGAAATTCCAAGACTGTAAACAGTGCCTTGAAGGTCTTTATGACACCATCTTTTCTGAGCTGCCTGGCGAAATTCCTGGAGCTCAAGTTTTTACCTTGAATTGCTTCCTACGTGTCGAAAATTACAGTTTCTTTCATCTTGCAGCTCTTTCTTCCTCGCAGGCGATTCAGTCAGAGTCCAGAGTTGTTCAAAATGTGTGCAATAATGATCAAATGCAGAGCGCGTCTAAAAGCGATTTGAAACTAGTTGTCGATTCATTGGCTAGAGATGTCGCTAAAACAGGGTATGCTAATTTTTCACACAGAGATACAATTTATGGCCTGGCTCAGTGCCGGAGAGACATGAGCGCCGATGAATGTAGCCAGTGTGTTTTCCTTGCCGGACAAAACCTGCTCCAAACTTGTCGGGGAAATTCTGCAGTCAATATTCTAAGCGGGTGTTTTGTGAGGTATGAGACTTACAATTTTTATTCTAGTCTCGATTGTAAGAAAGGCACTGCAGTTGAGTGTCAGAACATAAACAGTCCTGAGGTAAGGAAGTTCGATTCAATTCTTTTCACTATTCTCCCTAAACTTGTGGAAAGAGTTACCGCTAACAAAGGTTTCAGCAAAAGCGTAGATGATGCAGTGACGAACTCGTCTCAAAAAATTTACTCCCTTGCACAGTGTGCGAGAGATATCGATATGGAAGCGTGCAAGCAGTGTCTAGTTGAAGCATCCAAATACCTCAATAATTGCAGCCAAGGCGCTCTTGGGGGACACTTCGTCTCTGGCTGCTGCTATCTGCGCTATTTGACTGTCAATTTTTTTCATGGGGAAGATTCTTCAGGTGG GAAGCAAACGCCGAACCCTTCTAATAATCCTGTTCACAGCATATCTGGAACAGCTAGCATGTTCATGGCATTAGCAGTGGTCCTCCGTAAGGGGAGGAAAACAAATTGGTTAAACAGGAATGTTGATCTACAACAAAAAG ATGAAGATATCTCCGTTGCAGCTTATGGAGCTATGCCCGAGTTGAGACTGAGATACAAATTCGAAACTTTACAAAGCTGTACAGGAAATTTCAATCAGGAAAACAAACTTGGTCAGGGGGCTTTCGGTTCGGTTTACAAG GGAGTTTTACCAAATGACAAGGAAATTGCTGTAAAGaggcttttattcttcaacaaaGACCGTGGTGTGAAGGAATTTTTGAACGAAGTGAACATGATAAGCAATGTTCGGCACAAGAATCTGGTCAAATTGCTGGGATGCAGCGTCAAGGATACCGAAAGGCTCTTGGTTTATGAATACCTACCCAATAAAAGCCTCGATTACCATCTATTTG ATCCAATCTCCAGAAAAGTCCTCAACTGGGAGAAGAGGTTTGAAATAATAGTAGGAGCAGCAGCGGGGTTAGCATATCTTCACCACGAATCTGAAATTCGTATCATACACAGGGATATAAAAGCAAGCAATATCTTGTTAGATCAAAATTTCAAACCTAAGATTGCAGATTTTGGGTTAGCGAGGCATTTTACTGAAGGTCAAACTCATGTAAGCACAGGAATCGCAGGAACTCT AGGCTACATGGCTCCTGAATATATCGTGCTTGGTCAATTAACCGAGAAAGCAGATATTTTCAGTTTTGGAGTGCTTGTTCTAGAAATTATGAGCGGCAGAAAAAATAATCACTCCAAATCTACCCAAGATATCCAATCTCTTTCCCACGAA ATGTGGAAGCATTTTATGTCCAATACTGTTTCCAAAGCACTAGATCCAATTATACTGGAAAGCTGCGGGAAAGGTGGTGAGAAACAGTTGTACTGTGCAGTTCACGTTGGGCTTCTTTGCACACAGGCTTCTCCAGCACTGCGTCCTTCAATGGCCCAGGTTGTACAAATGCTCATCTCGCACAACCCTAATCTTCCAGCCCCGGCTCAACCTCCTTTTATGGATTTAAATGTCGGCTCACATGAAACAACAGCCTTCAACCCTCTGTCTTTCAATAATTTTAGCTATAGCAGTTTTGAACCGAGA